From a region of the Sulfuriferula plumbiphila genome:
- a CDS encoding F0F1 ATP synthase subunit delta, which produces MAEIATIARPYAQAVFSLAKQAGALDAWSGQLALASAVAADPEMKRLAADPRVSAEQLGSLFLAVCGNKLGAEAGNFIKLLIENGRLGVLPEIVAQFEALRASEGGVLDAAVTSAFALSATQLAELSARLESRFKRKINASVTVDPALIGGVIVAVGDEVYDASVRGKLQGMAYALTR; this is translated from the coding sequence ATGGCAGAAATTGCAACCATCGCCCGACCATACGCACAAGCCGTGTTCAGCCTGGCCAAACAGGCGGGCGCGCTGGATGCCTGGTCCGGGCAGCTGGCGCTGGCCAGCGCCGTGGCCGCCGATCCCGAGATGAAGCGCCTGGCGGCCGACCCCCGGGTCAGCGCCGAGCAGCTTGGCAGCCTGTTTCTCGCGGTGTGCGGAAACAAGCTCGGGGCAGAAGCGGGCAACTTCATCAAGCTGCTGATCGAAAATGGCCGCCTCGGCGTGCTGCCTGAAATCGTCGCCCAGTTTGAAGCGCTCAGGGCCAGCGAAGGCGGCGTGCTGGATGCGGCGGTCACCAGCGCGTTTGCCCTCAGCGCCACCCAGTTGGCCGAACTGTCTGCCCGCCTGGAGAGCCGCTTCAAGCGCAAAATCAACGCCAGCGTCACCGTTGACCCCGCGCTCATTGGCGGCGTCATTGTTGCCGTGGGTGACGAAGTGTATGACGCCTCGGTGCGCGGCAAGCTGCAAGGCATGGCGTACGCGCTAACCCGTTAA
- a CDS encoding F0F1 ATP synthase subunit B, with translation MDINVTLIAQMAAFAMLVWFIHRVLMNPLVAMLSQRQKRIADGLAAGERGKHELELASRRAVENLHEAKQKAAEIIAQADKRAAQLVEEAKAAAKLEAERMIAGAQASIAQETVRAREALRGQVAGLAVAGAEKILRREIDAKAHAELLDAIKNEL, from the coding sequence CCAGATGGCTGCTTTTGCCATGCTTGTGTGGTTTATCCATCGAGTTTTGATGAATCCATTGGTGGCAATGCTGTCGCAGCGCCAGAAGCGGATTGCCGACGGTCTGGCCGCTGGTGAGCGCGGCAAGCACGAACTGGAGCTGGCCTCCCGTCGGGCTGTTGAAAACCTGCATGAAGCCAAGCAGAAAGCGGCTGAAATTATTGCCCAGGCAGACAAGCGTGCGGCGCAGCTGGTAGAAGAAGCCAAGGCTGCGGCCAAGCTTGAAGCCGAGCGCATGATTGCGGGCGCGCAGGCCAGCATTGCGCAAGAGACCGTGCGAGCGCGGGAAGCGCTGCGCGGCCAGGTGGCCGGGCTGGCGGTTGCCGGCGCAGAAAAAATCCTGCGCCGCGAAATCGATGCCAAAGCCCATGCCGAGTTGCTCGACGCCATCAAGAACGAGCTGTGA